The following DNA comes from Scomber scombrus chromosome 7, fScoSco1.1, whole genome shotgun sequence.
CATTGTTTCAAGACTCACACTACACAACACAACCTCTATTTGATATCAGCGGTTGATCGATAAAAATTTCACCTGATCGACAAAATTCTTAACGATCAATTATGGATCACAGATTGATCATGCCCATCCAtagtttaaagtaaaaaaacaacaactggtAAAAATCTTGTGAACATGGAAGTGTTTATGGCACAGTGAAAAAGATTACGAGCAGGTGTAATCATGAgctgaaatgtcaaatgtacaATAGTTtatcagtaaataaatatacCGGTGTGTGTTGGTATGCAAGGCTGGAGTAGTTAATATCACCAGGGGCACCTGGGCACTGATGCTCATGGACCCCCCACATCGTCTCACTGCACAAATCACGTCCACCCGATGTTACCCACCCTGGCCATTAAAATCCACTTCAATTATTTTTGAGCTTTCAGTCCAGCTGACATGTCAAATCACACACCTGTTAGTCAAAAGCTGAATAAGTAGTTCAGCTGAGCTGGGAGCACGTCTGCCTGTACAGTTCCATTAACAATGTGCTGAATTATTGCCATTTCACTTACAAATCACAAGACAAGGATACAGTGGATTAAATCATTTCAACGCAGTGTATGGCTCAAGACGATGGTAATATTACCCTTCTCTGAAAACCACCCAAGCAGACAGCACAACAGTTATGACTGATACATGTGACAGACTATACAACAATCACACAGCACAGCTGAATACTGGTTTCAAAATAAGAGGTACTTAGTGAGCGAGGCAACTTCACACACTGCAAAAGCTAACGTTTAATGCACTTGGACAAATCAAATCCCACACAAAGGCCTATAGCAGAATCACACCACAGTGACCTGTTAAGCAAAAGTGGATGACCAGATAACACTATCGGGAGGGGGGATCTAGCCCGTATCTACCATAAGGGCGATCTGGGCAAGTGCCATGATGGTagaagttatttttttcttttttggtcgGACTCCACAGATATAGACATATAGAAAATCAAGTCTCGTGACTGactgtttcatttcacattttgagGGCTGGGCAAGTGACAATTGATCAGAATGTCACAATCCGCTGTGGTTAGTTTGTATCACCTGGTGTGCAGAAATGATCACTTAGCGGAAAAAGGACAGTGCCGGCTGTAATCAAAAGCCTTGTGGAGAAgccaaaagaaagtaaaaaggaagagaaagaatcggctacaataaaaaaagtccCATGAGAAAAAGTTGTACTTTACCATAAGGAGGCTTGCAGCCCTCTCTTTGATGCTTCATTTGTGAAGGAGCTGGACTTTTAGCACCTGATCTCTGACTCTGCAAAGGCAAGAAAGAAGAACCTCTAATGGTAAGAATCATTATTCTGTGCGCAGTGGCATACTAATGGGATAGTGGTGGTAAGTAGAGAAGAGTAAAAGGTGTGTCCATTTGTGGGAAGGCCCTATAACTCCAATAGTAAAGCCCAGGGGTGCCCCGACAGGACAGGCAAACCAAACAAATATGTGGGGCCCCAAAGAAAACTTGGAAAAGGGGGCCCCCTGCTGGCTGATAATGGCACATTTTGCAATGACAATAATCCCCCATGAAACTTCCCATACACTATAGTGCACCACCACTAACCCAATACCCACCTAGGGGCGGGCGGGCCCTTTGAGCGATAGCAAACGTAGCCTTCTACCTGATGACAGCTGACATTGTACATTGTATTGTTCAGATGTACATTATCAGGTACAGacgtattttgtttttttgttttgattgttgtttaaataaatagtaataatgttagttagttgtttttattgttcttgGAGGGTGGAGGATCAGTGGGCTTCTATGTCTGGGGCCCCCCATACTCTAGGATCGCCACTGGTAAAGCCCCAGTCTTTATGTCTTTATACACTGCATCACTATAACAgagactgttttattttggtcacTTAACTGTACATGTGTTGCACATCTTTCTCATTGTCTTTCCTCTTCTAGTGTATTTAGTCTGTGTCTTCCCCTCCTTCTGTGCCAgatctttttttgtattgtgtttctAGTGTGTTTTGACCATTGCTCTTGGCAAATTACCTAGCTTTTTCCTGCCAATTTGGATACCTTTGCTTGTTAGACTGATTATCTGTGTACCAACCTCATTCCCTTGAACTTTTCCCTGTCTGAAGTCTGCTTTGTGGGTCCATTATTAGTTTGTGTCTGATACTAATTgggattattgattattattcaATTGCAACTGTGATATTATGGGGAATGATTATTTTTACATATCTtaattttcactgaaaaaacatattaaaatgattatggtATGGATTGTTTGTGGGGGTCTGTAgcaaacaaagatgttttcttaaatCTGTAGAACATGTGTAGGCCAGGACATCTTTGATGccaaacttttctttcttcagtaGTGTCTACACCCTTTTGCTCCTCACTGTATCTATTTTCTCCCTGTTCTCCCTTTCTCTCGTtcttctccccttctctctctctctctccctcaaccgcaaccagtcaaggcagatggacGCCTATCTAGAGCTcagttctgcctgaggtttcttcgaGGTAAAGGGGAATTGTTTCCTTGCTGCTGtggccaagtgcttgctcatgtgggaatgttgggtctcctTAATTTAACTAAAAGAGTACGGTCTTATGAGACCTATGACGACCTAGACTCTATGTGAAAAATGCCTTGAgatgttgtgatttggcactatataaataaagatagtAGATTGATTGATATCTGCAGCACCACAATGTTTCACTTATAATGTTATTTTGACACACATTTTGCCTAATAAAAATTGCGATGTGATAATTGCAGTGGACCATATTATGATTCCGATCAATTTTAGATTAATTGTTCAAGTCTATTCTGTCCATCCTCTGACCCACACTGCAGTCCAGTAGGTGGAGGTAATGCGCCTATAATCTAGTTACTATCAATTTATAAATCCAACAAACAAGAATAAGAAGAATAACTCCATCAGGGGGCAGTGGTGAGTAAACTGGAGTCAAGTTGTCTTCCTGTCACGAAAACGCGGAAAAAGGGTAGGACTCTGTAACGAACTTTGTGCTCTTCGTGAAGGTGTCGTTTGCAGggttttctgctttctttctaaCAACTTCACTTTTTGTTGTTGGCTTCCGCACACGCTTAAAACCTTGATATATCACACAGAGCCAAGTGAGAGCGTATCGGTCTGTGTTTATTCACcggttttgggggttttttgaAAGCGAAAGCAGACTGCGAAAGGCCTGTGAAGTCATGGCTGACAGTATGGACGAAGATATACCGGATGAGACTTTACCTCTCCGGCAGGACCTCACCTGTCCTGTGTGTCAGGGCATCTTCCAGGACCCCGTGCTGCTGCCCTGCAGTCACTCGTTCTGTCGGGAGTGCTGGCAGAAGAGCTGCGCGGTCAATAAAAAGTGTCCGGTGTGCAGGAAGGAGTTCAAGGAAGACCAGGCCATCGCCAACCGCGCTCTCAAAGATGCCTGCGAGTCCTTCCTGAAGCAAAGTAACTTACGGACCAACCAGAAACAGCAAGCCGCAGAGGACGCCTGCAACCTGCACCTGAAGCCGCTGGAGCTGTACTGCGAGAAGGACGAGGAGCCCGTGTGTGTGGACTGTGTCGCcctgcacaacacacacagactgcaccCACTGAAAGATGGAGCACCGCTTTGTAAGGTAAAATGACCGCCAAATGATATTTCCAAATATCTATTTCCTTAATATATATCTCTATATATTTAAAGGACATGTTCACAATTTCTAAAGTCTGTCCCAAATGAATATTCAGACAAAGTTAATCTGAAGCCTCCTACAGTGTtagttagtcaaatcaagttgGATATCTGTCACATGTCCAGTCTTTTCAGTGGAAgatttcctctttctgtttccgTGTTGAGCTGTGGAGGAAGGATCGCAACTAAAACAGGAAATTGGCGCTACAAAAACCCCATGtttaaagatatctacttgatttgactcattcccACAGGAAGACAGTGGATTTTGTTCCCTGTGACTTacattttttgctgtttttaaggTCAATATTGAACTTAAAGTCTCAGCATTCCTAAACCATTTGATGATGACGATATTTGATTTTCGTCTCTTCATGTTTTGCTTTTCCACCCTGCAGAAGGAGCTGAGCTTCAAAGTCCAGATTTTTGAGAAGAAAGTGGACACGTACAAGAAACAGACCCTGAAACTCAGCAATGCGGCGGAGTATGTCAAGGTAAAGTTACTGACATGTCTCATACTGTAGTGTGGATATTGATATCTCTATATAATCATTAACTGAGTTTATTATTGGACAAGCTGCACTGCTCCACTGTCCTCATGCAGACAGTCTGTCAGTGAAAGTTAAATATCAAAAGTATAGAGGGAATAATCTGCATTATGTAGGATGTAAGGAAAGAGTTGTTACACCTTAATGAGTGTTTCAGAATCTACACATTACACTTGAATTCTCAACtagttaaaacaacaaaattaaattcCCTCATGCGTTTGGTTTTATTGAAAGATTTTACTTGCATACATTTTACGTGCATACTGTTTACTTCGTTCACAGTATGCACACAGTTCTCGACTAACGGGACCTTCCATACAGTGTTACAATGTAATATTGacatatgagaaaaaaacacacagctttgTCCCGTCATTTTTTTGGTATGTACTGCTGCATTAGTTGgatttaatgattaaatgaggaaggaaaatgAAATTGGATCTAAGAGTgtttgatgattatttatttatgctttagAATGTCATTGCCAttaaacaatcagaaaatatttgTCCTGTCTGTGTAAACTCTTCTCTGACTTTACCTAGTATCAAGCTGGGCTGGCCGAGAGACAGATCAAGGCGGAGTTTGAGAGGCTCCACAAGGTGCTTGTCACAGAAGAAGTTATGCGTCTGGAAGCTCTGGCCtgtgaggagaaggagaagctTGAGTCCATTCAGAGTTTGATTGATAAAGCAAATAGGGATACTGCAGCTTTGAAGGAGCTCATTGATACTTTGAAAAAAGAGATGGGCAATGAGGATTTAGCCCTTGTGCGGGTAAGAAAAGGCCTCAGCGATAAGGCTACAAGACTATTTCCTGTAGCATCCTAGATGTTTAAGTGTTGCATTAAACTAATCTCAATTTCTCTTTTATGTTGTAGAATTTCcagaatttaaaaagaaagtaagtATATAAGTCTATAGTCTAAATATCCAATGAGAAGTACTTAGAGGAGTTATGTTAAAACTTTTTTGCCATCTTTGCTCCAGAGCCCAGTGGACTCGTGACGATCCTCGCATTCCTCACGACTCTCTTTTAGACATGGGCAAGCATGTTGGCGCTCTGAGTTACAACGTCTGGAGGAACCTGCAGAACCATGTCAAACATTGTGAGTAAATTACACAGTGAGAGTTGGTTTTGCCCTGGGATTTTTAAATGGTtgggaatctttttttttttgctttctattTAAGatgcacagaaaaaaagtatttcggATTAGCGATCAGATGTTCATTTAAAATTGTGTCTGCATACTTGAAACATTATTCAAGGGAAATCTGACCTATACATTGGCAGAAAATACCTGAATTCCTGCTGCATTAGTATGAAAATATTGCTTTATCAGAATATGACACGGTTGCATCTATTCCTGTGTGCAGATCCAGTACTACTGGACCCAAACACAGCCTCTCCATGGCTGTCCTTGAGTGCTGACCTGACCAGTGTGAAGGAGAGCTCAGAGCGGCTGATTGCCCCTGACAACCCAGAGCGCTTTGATCCCTGCGTCTTTGTCCTGGGTGCTCAAGGTTACACATCTGGGAAACACAGATGGGATGTCCTTGTTGGTGACAACCCCAAGTGGATTGTGGGTGTGTGCAAAGAGTCAGTGGCCCGTAAAAAGAAGTTCACGGTCTCTACTGGCCGTGGAGTGTGGGCCATAACACTCAGCAAAGGTGTGTACACTGCCACAACACCTGATCGTACGGTGCTGCAGTTACAACAGCGTCCAGAGAGGATCCGCATCAAGCTAAATATAGATAAGGGAGAGGTGTCATTTTGGGATGGGGGAGCAGCGAAGCACCTGGTCACTTTGACACACAAGTTTGATGAGACGATGTTTCCTATGTTTGGCCCCGGGCTCCATAGTACGCCCATGATTCTGGCTCCAGGAAAAATGGCTGTACACACCTCATAATGGGCCATTGTATGGCAGAGGGGTGGTTGGTTTACCTAAAGCTGTTTGATTATGATTATAAACTTTTTCAAAAAAGATGCTttataaaagcaaaatgaaactcaacaacAATGTGGCAGTCGAACATCTAGAATATCAAGGACCTgccaaaaaagagaaataaaaagatcaaATTGGGGCGATACTcagaaaatagataaaatatactaaaatatgATTAATGACAAAGTGTATAAAACAGTATATCATCTTTAAGCTTCAAAAAAGTAGGTTTTATGAAAAGGACGTGTGATTTAGGCTTTAAGATCTGGCATAAAGGATAAGTGTAAGAAATACATGACAATCTGTCAAACTGTGAGCAGGATTTAATACTGTTGATTCATTGTTTAAACCAACTTAAAAACATGCAGTCATTAGTTGATTAAAAACTTTGCAGCTGCATGATGCATACGATAGAGCTGAGTGATAAGTTTTTGAACACTGATTAATAGAATTGCAGAGAAAtgcaaaaatcaatcaatcagtgtCACAAGAGAGTAATAAGACCAAATGATTTAGATGTGCCTTACCTGGAAGAATTATGATTGACCAACCTTTGGATGTCAatgtccaaaacacacacacacacacacacacacacacacacacacacacacacacacacacacacacacacacacacacacacacacacacacacacacacatgatgctGGTGACCAATAATGataaagttttttaaaatgaattaaaacatttcttgaTTATTTATGATGCCGGAAGAAATTATGACATGCAATGCTTAATATCTGAGAGGtgaacaaaaaaccccaaaaaaata
Coding sequences within:
- the trim35-28 gene encoding tripartite motif containing 35-28 → MADSMDEDIPDETLPLRQDLTCPVCQGIFQDPVLLPCSHSFCRECWQKSCAVNKKCPVCRKEFKEDQAIANRALKDACESFLKQSNLRTNQKQQAAEDACNLHLKPLELYCEKDEEPVCVDCVALHNTHRLHPLKDGAPLCKKELSFKVQIFEKKVDTYKKQTLKLSNAAEYVKYQAGLAERQIKAEFERLHKVLVTEEVMRLEALACEEKEKLESIQSLIDKANRDTAALKELIDTLKKEMGNEDLALVRNFQNLKRKAQWTRDDPRIPHDSLLDMGKHVGALSYNVWRNLQNHVKHYPVLLDPNTASPWLSLSADLTSVKESSERLIAPDNPERFDPCVFVLGAQGYTSGKHRWDVLVGDNPKWIVGVCKESVARKKKFTVSTGRGVWAITLSKGVYTATTPDRTVLQLQQRPERIRIKLNIDKGEVSFWDGGAAKHLVTLTHKFDETMFPMFGPGLHSTPMILAPGKMAVHTS